The proteins below come from a single Chryseobacterium sp. MA9 genomic window:
- a CDS encoding cyanophycinase has protein sequence MTKPVGKLIVIGGAVNKGSFAETDYDQNIEKNLNFFERGILRKIINESKLKEDSVIEIVTTASQIPQIVGSEYKKAFEFLGAKNVNVLDIHNREEANSDAMVARANAADVMMFTGGDQLRLTSILGGTRFHDTILLKYQEQDFIYSGTSAGAAAASENMIYQGSSSEALLKGEIKTTQGLGLIDNVIIDTHFVQRGRIGRLFQAVVNNPRTLGIGLGEDTGLFIHNDVMTAVGSGLVILVDGRFIKDTNLTNINLGEPISIDNLTVHVMSMNDHYDLTTKTLTIENSQFNPIPQDK, from the coding sequence ATGACGAAACCTGTTGGAAAATTAATAGTTATTGGAGGAGCTGTAAACAAAGGAAGTTTTGCTGAAACCGATTATGATCAGAATATCGAAAAGAATCTTAATTTTTTTGAACGTGGGATCTTAAGAAAGATCATCAACGAATCAAAACTTAAGGAAGATTCTGTTATTGAAATTGTAACAACTGCCTCACAAATCCCTCAGATTGTAGGTTCTGAATACAAAAAAGCATTTGAATTTCTTGGGGCTAAAAATGTAAATGTTCTTGACATCCATAACCGCGAGGAAGCCAACTCTGATGCAATGGTGGCAAGAGCCAACGCTGCGGATGTTATGATGTTCACCGGAGGAGACCAGCTAAGACTGACTTCTATTCTTGGAGGAACAAGATTCCATGATACAATTCTATTAAAATACCAGGAACAGGATTTTATTTATTCCGGAACTTCTGCAGGAGCTGCAGCGGCATCTGAAAATATGATCTACCAGGGAAGCAGTTCTGAAGCACTCTTAAAAGGAGAAATTAAAACCACTCAGGGGTTAGGTTTGATTGATAATGTCATTATTGACACACATTTTGTACAGCGTGGCAGGATTGGCCGTCTTTTCCAGGCGGTAGTCAACAATCCGAGAACACTTGGAATAGGACTTGGAGAGGATACTGGACTTTTCATTCATAATGATGTGATGACAGCTGTAGGTTCAGGTCTTGTAATTCTGGTAGACGGAAGATTTATTAAAGATACCAATCTTACGAATATCAATCTTGGAGAACCTATCTCTATTGATAATTTAACGGTACATGTCATGTCTATGAATGATCATTATGATCTTACAACAAAGACATTAACGATTGAGAATTCTCAGTTTAATCCGATACCACAGGATAAGTAA
- a CDS encoding isoaspartyl peptidase/L-asparaginase — protein MKIIIHGGFFSESDQSHEVKTAKQDSLRGIAKKAFDYLKTHSAFDTVAYAVSLLEDDPLYNAGIGSQIQSDGVIRMSAAIMNGQTQKLSGVINIQDVKNPIFVAKDLIGEDDRVLGGHGAKIYATEHGFENFSTEVPQRRAEYEAKLANGGKGTVGCVAIDQEGKLAVATSTGGKGFEIPGRISDSATVAGNYANSFCAVSCTGVGEDIVSNATAAKIVTRVTDGMSLQEAFSKTFDELKTIDGFAGAIAIDKDGNIYHQDSYPTMVFASFDGENTEVFS, from the coding sequence ATGAAAATTATTATCCACGGCGGTTTTTTCTCAGAAAGCGACCAAAGCCATGAAGTAAAAACTGCAAAACAGGATTCTTTAAGAGGGATCGCCAAAAAAGCCTTTGATTATCTTAAGACGCATTCAGCTTTCGATACCGTTGCTTATGCCGTTTCACTATTAGAGGATGATCCGCTGTATAATGCGGGAATCGGCTCTCAAATCCAGAGTGATGGTGTTATCCGTATGAGTGCAGCTATTATGAATGGACAAACTCAAAAGCTAAGTGGAGTCATCAATATCCAGGATGTAAAGAACCCTATTTTTGTTGCTAAAGATCTTATCGGAGAAGATGACAGGGTTTTGGGAGGCCACGGTGCAAAAATCTACGCTACGGAACATGGTTTTGAGAATTTTTCTACAGAGGTTCCTCAGAGAAGAGCGGAATATGAAGCCAAACTGGCCAACGGAGGTAAAGGAACTGTAGGCTGTGTAGCAATTGATCAAGAAGGAAAGCTGGCTGTTGCTACGTCTACAGGCGGAAAAGGTTTTGAGATTCCGGGAAGGATTTCAGATTCTGCCACAGTGGCCGGAAATTATGCCAATTCCTTCTGTGCTGTAAGCTGTACCGGTGTGGGGGAAGATATTGTAAGCAATGCTACTGCCGCAAAAATCGTAACGAGAGTCACAGACGGGATGAGCCTTCAGGAGGCTTTCAGCAAGACATTTGATGAACTTAAAACCATCGATGGGTTCGCAGGTGCCATCGCTATTGACAAAGATGGGAATATTTATCATCAGGACTCCTATCCTACTATGGTTTTCGCCAGTTTTGATGGCGAAAATACTGAAGTCTTCTCTTAA
- a CDS encoding YtxH domain-containing protein, with translation MGNKAKGLLALLGLGALAYWKYKNSSPEDQQAVKDKINTAKDNLNKWGNDLKTKANDVASQVQTKVDEAKTKAEDSLS, from the coding sequence ATGGGAAACAAGGCAAAAGGTTTATTAGCTTTATTAGGTTTAGGTGCATTAGCTTATTGGAAATATAAGAATTCAAGCCCTGAAGATCAACAAGCAGTAAAAGATAAAATCAATACAGCGAAAGATAATCTTAACAAATGGGGAAATGACCTTAAAACAAAAGCCAATGATGTTGCTTCCCAAGTTCAGACTAAAGTGGACGAAGCAAAAACAAAGGCTGAAGATTCTCTGAGCTAA
- a CDS encoding bifunctional 2-polyprenyl-6-hydroxyphenol methylase/3-demethylubiquinol 3-O-methyltransferase UbiG translates to MENYLEINKKSWNAKVEPHLKSDFYFVDEFLKGRTSLNSIELELLGDIKGKSILHLQCHFGQDSISLSRMGAKVTGIDLSDQAIDAAKDLAQKCGTDTEFICSDVYDLPNVLDQKFDIVYTSYGTIGWLPDLEKWAGVISHFLKPGGQFIMAEFHPVVWMFDDDFTKVAYNYFNEKPIVETYEGTYADQSAPIVHEYVMWNHSLSEVLDNLIKKDLSLDTFREFDWSPYPCFRHVDEFEKGKWRIPQFGNKIPLVYALAAQKK, encoded by the coding sequence ATGGAAAATTACTTAGAAATAAATAAAAAATCATGGAATGCTAAGGTTGAACCGCACCTGAAGTCGGATTTTTACTTTGTAGATGAATTTCTGAAAGGAAGAACTTCACTCAATTCAATAGAACTAGAACTTCTGGGAGATATAAAAGGTAAAAGTATTCTGCATTTGCAGTGCCATTTTGGGCAGGATTCTATTTCCCTGTCAAGAATGGGTGCTAAAGTGACCGGAATAGATCTTTCTGATCAGGCTATTGATGCAGCGAAAGATCTTGCTCAGAAATGTGGTACAGATACAGAATTTATCTGTTCAGACGTATACGATCTGCCCAATGTGCTAGATCAGAAATTTGATATCGTGTATACAAGTTATGGTACAATAGGCTGGCTTCCCGATCTTGAAAAATGGGCGGGTGTTATCAGTCATTTTCTAAAACCCGGCGGACAGTTTATTATGGCAGAGTTTCACCCGGTTGTCTGGATGTTTGATGATGATTTTACAAAAGTTGCTTATAACTATTTTAATGAAAAACCAATAGTAGAAACCTATGAAGGAACTTATGCAGATCAGTCTGCACCTATCGTACACGAATATGTCATGTGGAATCATTCTTTATCAGAAGTTCTTGATAACCTGATTAAAAAAGATTTAAGCCTGGATACTTTCCGTGAGTTCGACTGGTCGCCTTATCCTTGCTTCAGACATGTAGATGAATTTGAAAAAGGAAAATGGAGAATTCCACAGTTTGGAAATAAGATACCTCTTGTGTATGCATTAGCAGCACAGAAAAAATAA
- a CDS encoding PH domain-containing protein: MSEKSRLDEIREELKKLDISPTIFARKEIHELPDILSANEKIVYLVEGRNKINNHHIILVATDRRLIFVDKEFMYGLKVEDFSYSKISSIQYETAVLLASIDIQVTDDIVEIDGVGRYHAELFCEKVRDFMSRPEVPFQNIAEPSVLDQLEQLGRLKETGVLSEEEFLEQKKKLMGKL; this comes from the coding sequence ATGAGTGAAAAATCAAGACTTGACGAAATAAGAGAGGAACTTAAAAAGCTGGATATCAGCCCTACTATATTTGCCAGAAAAGAAATTCATGAGCTGCCGGATATTCTTTCAGCAAACGAAAAAATTGTCTATCTCGTTGAAGGCAGAAATAAAATAAACAATCATCATATTATTTTAGTAGCCACAGACAGAAGATTGATCTTTGTAGATAAGGAATTTATGTACGGATTAAAAGTAGAAGACTTTTCTTACAGCAAAATAAGCTCCATACAATATGAAACAGCAGTATTGCTGGCTTCCATAGATATTCAGGTAACTGATGACATCGTAGAGATAGATGGAGTAGGAAGGTACCATGCTGAGCTGTTTTGTGAAAAGGTAAGAGACTTTATGTCCCGTCCTGAAGTACCCTTTCAGAATATAGCTGAGCCGAGTGTTTTGGATCAGCTCGAACAATTGGGAAGATTAAAAGAGACTGGAGTTTTAAGCGAAGAAGAATTTCTTGAGCAGAAGAAAAAGCTCATGGGTAAATTATGA
- a CDS encoding GNAT family N-acetyltransferase yields MKDKVSAEIVENWLKGWCLSREVSFPVRYKSGFNVIVGDETQKERFVFPQLNDDFFELADSIDEPWIYLKVSTSPDEFMGKIPERWKLQSQGYMMTCFHPMNFPEISLAEGYHLAFSEYNTTFVVRIVAENGEQASIGRVSLINGIAVYDRIITEKNHQRKGLASFLLRELEKIALAKGFSNNILVATEEGKLLYETLGWKMYCLHSSIVIPSEN; encoded by the coding sequence ATGAAGGATAAAGTATCAGCAGAAATAGTAGAAAACTGGCTTAAAGGATGGTGTTTATCAAGAGAAGTATCTTTCCCTGTTCGGTATAAATCCGGATTCAATGTGATTGTAGGGGATGAAACACAAAAAGAACGTTTTGTATTTCCTCAACTTAATGATGATTTTTTCGAACTTGCAGATTCAATTGATGAGCCCTGGATTTATCTCAAAGTATCTACTTCTCCTGATGAATTTATGGGGAAAATCCCTGAAAGATGGAAACTACAGTCACAAGGATATATGATGACCTGTTTTCACCCGATGAATTTCCCGGAAATCAGTCTTGCAGAAGGGTATCACTTAGCATTTTCTGAGTATAATACAACCTTTGTTGTCAGGATTGTAGCAGAGAATGGCGAACAAGCTTCTATAGGCCGTGTCTCGCTTATAAATGGTATAGCTGTATATGATAGGATTATTACCGAAAAAAATCATCAAAGGAAAGGGCTTGCTTCTTTTTTATTGAGAGAGCTTGAAAAGATAGCTTTAGCAAAAGGATTTTCAAATAATATTTTAGTAGCAACAGAAGAAGGAAAGCTATTGTATGAAACGCTAGGCTGGAAGATGTATTGCTTGCACAGTTCTATTGTAATTCCATCTGAAAATTAA
- a CDS encoding PH domain-containing protein produces the protein MSNNCALCKTELTSMDTLLGANKLSDGNVLCNKCLNKTSDINEELLYNLNKFSIDNINEMLKTEITEPVLPIAVVEQNFPVTIDSDSNQISKEVYKRRQRKIKFELQKLNANLSMFTKGEIKELPYLISEDEQIIAITDAQFVNTLDAGVLVATPKRMLSVSKGMFGEAKINDYHNESIKAVSFVTDPRSPIIKLHLDERVVEFECYMDKEDAEKFYDTIKTIYNNPKEQSPKGINTANKNVLVSSEEVFNQLEKLGKLRENGILTDAEFSEQKKKLLEQLK, from the coding sequence ATGAGTAATAACTGTGCATTGTGTAAAACAGAATTGACCTCTATGGATACGCTTCTGGGAGCCAATAAGCTTTCAGACGGCAATGTTTTATGCAATAAATGTTTGAATAAAACGAGCGATATCAATGAAGAATTGCTGTACAACCTCAATAAATTCAGTATTGACAATATTAATGAAATGCTGAAAACAGAGATAACGGAACCAGTTCTGCCGATAGCAGTGGTAGAACAAAATTTTCCTGTAACGATAGATTCTGATTCAAACCAAATTTCAAAAGAAGTTTATAAACGGAGACAGCGCAAAATAAAATTTGAACTGCAAAAGCTGAACGCCAATCTTTCAATGTTTACCAAAGGAGAGATCAAAGAACTTCCTTATCTGATTTCCGAAGATGAACAAATAATTGCGATTACAGATGCCCAGTTTGTCAATACATTGGATGCTGGAGTATTGGTGGCAACTCCAAAAAGGATGCTTTCTGTATCAAAAGGAATGTTTGGTGAAGCAAAGATTAATGATTATCATAATGAAAGCATAAAGGCGGTAAGCTTTGTAACAGATCCGAGATCCCCGATTATTAAACTGCATTTGGACGAAAGAGTAGTTGAATTTGAATGTTATATGGATAAAGAAGATGCAGAGAAGTTCTATGATACAATAAAAACCATTTATAATAATCCTAAGGAACAATCTCCGAAAGGAATTAATACAGCAAACAAAAATGTTTTAGTGTCATCAGAAGAAGTTTTTAATCAGCTTGAGAAATTAGGAAAACTGAGAGAAAACGGAATCTTAACCGATGCAGAATTTTCAGAGCAAAAAAAGAAGCTGCTGGAACAATTAAAATAA
- a CDS encoding PH domain-containing protein produces the protein MNTICALCGTPLTATDMSVGKNKLADGGYLCAGCFTKAVTINRDLIHNLDQFYFAEITGMILKSKIDASSPQYTENNHYEYDVPTRLDEIKDQIVALNARLSVLANEEVNELANVLDRDEKLLAIAEGIDLQSNREGIIFSTQKRVAFIDKKFLGGVVKNEFPLQDISSIDHIENLLYSILKINTYRGDAQFKLHNKNDGRMFSNVKNKSKNYSENELRQDSSPLLAFSQTIPDLVQENVYSTDKEDPGAIFEQLEKLGKLREIGVLTEAEFAEQKKKLLNKL, from the coding sequence ATGAACACTATTTGCGCATTGTGCGGAACACCGCTAACGGCAACAGATATGTCTGTAGGTAAAAATAAACTTGCTGACGGTGGTTATTTGTGTGCGGGATGCTTTACCAAAGCTGTTACTATCAACAGAGACCTTATCCATAATCTTGATCAGTTTTATTTTGCAGAAATTACGGGAATGATTCTGAAAAGTAAAATTGATGCAAGCAGTCCCCAATATACAGAAAATAACCATTACGAATATGATGTACCAACAAGACTGGATGAAATAAAAGATCAGATTGTTGCTCTGAATGCAAGGTTAAGTGTTCTTGCCAATGAAGAAGTGAATGAATTGGCTAATGTTCTGGACAGAGATGAAAAATTGTTGGCTATTGCAGAAGGAATTGATCTTCAAAGTAACAGGGAAGGAATTATATTTTCAACACAGAAAAGGGTTGCCTTCATTGATAAAAAATTCTTGGGTGGAGTTGTAAAGAATGAGTTTCCCCTTCAGGATATCTCTTCCATTGATCATATTGAAAATCTTTTGTATTCAATTCTGAAAATCAATACCTATAGAGGTGATGCACAGTTTAAACTTCACAATAAAAACGATGGAAGAATGTTTTCCAATGTCAAAAACAAAAGTAAAAACTATTCTGAAAACGAATTGAGGCAGGATTCAAGTCCATTGCTGGCATTTTCTCAAACAATCCCGGATCTGGTTCAGGAAAACGTTTATTCTACCGATAAAGAAGATCCCGGAGCTATTTTTGAGCAGCTGGAGAAACTGGGTAAACTCAGAGAAATTGGAGTGCTGACAGAGGCTGAATTTGCCGAACAAAAGAAAAAACTGCTAAATAAATTATAA
- the hisS gene encoding histidine--tRNA ligase, protein MKPSLAKGTRDFTAQEVSRRKYIINILQNNFELFGFQPLETPSFENLSTLTGKYGEEGDRLIFKILNSGDYTSEINQEDWDNKNHQKLISQISEKALRYDLTVPFARFVAMNHGKLTFPFKRSQIQPVWRADRPQKGRYREFYQCDADVVGSESLLQEVELVQLYLKSFADLKVPVTIHMNNRKILSGLAEYAGITDKLIDFTVALDKLDKIGKEGVVKELLEREISQESIDKLDFLFSQSDDALENLLQLKEKFAGNEIGLKGVEELEYVLTQSLSLGVDMQNLVFNITLARGLDYYTGAIFEVKADEVAMGSIGGGGRYDNLTEVFGVKNIPGIGISFGLDRIYLVMEELNLFPEEASSKIEYLFANSGGEETIEALKLIMQLRAKGISAELYPENAKINKQFTYAEKKGIKNMVFLGEEEIKNNTVTYKDLEAGEKKTVSVEEFLGL, encoded by the coding sequence ATGAAGCCAAGTTTAGCAAAAGGGACGAGAGATTTTACGGCACAGGAAGTTTCCAGAAGAAAATATATCATCAATATTTTACAGAATAATTTTGAATTATTCGGGTTTCAGCCATTGGAAACTCCAAGTTTTGAAAATCTTTCTACACTGACAGGGAAATACGGAGAAGAAGGAGACCGTTTGATCTTTAAAATTTTAAATTCGGGAGATTATACTTCTGAAATCAATCAGGAAGACTGGGATAATAAAAACCATCAGAAACTTATTTCTCAGATTTCAGAAAAAGCTCTTCGTTATGATCTTACTGTACCTTTTGCAAGATTCGTGGCTATGAATCATGGGAAACTGACATTTCCGTTCAAACGTTCTCAGATCCAACCGGTTTGGAGAGCTGACAGACCTCAGAAAGGAAGATACAGAGAGTTTTATCAATGTGATGCAGATGTGGTAGGAAGTGAAAGCTTATTACAGGAAGTAGAGCTGGTTCAGTTGTATTTAAAATCATTTGCTGATCTGAAAGTTCCTGTAACCATTCATATGAACAACAGAAAGATTCTTTCAGGATTGGCAGAATATGCAGGAATTACAGATAAACTGATTGACTTCACGGTAGCATTGGATAAGCTGGATAAGATCGGTAAAGAAGGAGTGGTAAAGGAATTACTGGAAAGAGAAATTTCTCAGGAATCTATTGATAAGCTGGATTTCCTGTTCAGCCAGTCAGACGATGCACTGGAAAACCTTCTTCAACTTAAAGAAAAATTTGCTGGTAACGAAATCGGACTGAAAGGAGTAGAAGAACTTGAATATGTTCTTACACAGTCTCTGAGCCTTGGTGTTGATATGCAAAACCTTGTATTCAATATTACACTGGCAAGAGGACTGGATTATTATACAGGAGCGATCTTTGAAGTGAAAGCAGATGAGGTTGCTATGGGATCCATTGGTGGCGGAGGAAGATATGATAACCTTACAGAAGTCTTTGGAGTTAAAAATATTCCGGGAATAGGAATATCATTCGGATTAGACAGAATTTATCTGGTAATGGAAGAATTGAACCTTTTCCCTGAAGAAGCATCATCCAAGATCGAGTATTTGTTTGCTAATTCTGGAGGTGAAGAAACAATAGAAGCTTTAAAATTGATTATGCAGTTAAGAGCAAAAGGAATTTCAGCAGAATTATATCCTGAAAATGCAAAAATCAATAAGCAGTTTACTTACGCAGAAAAGAAAGGGATAAAAAATATGGTTTTCCTGGGCGAAGAAGAAATTAAAAATAACACTGTTACTTATAAAGATCTTGAAGCGGGAGAAAAGAAAACGGTTTCTGTTGAAGAATTCTTGGGGTTATAA
- a CDS encoding HRDC domain-containing protein: MMKVKVFKIRLPEEFLYKDQKMLDDFLEANEITKVETAFVSEERYWSVILYFESLKLTKNTVKEPKAVKYSAENDFLNMDEEKILDALKFWRSEKAREQNLPTYFIASNKELISVAKYKPARKEELLEIKGFGKHKIENYGEEILEILESV, translated from the coding sequence ATGATGAAAGTAAAAGTTTTTAAAATAAGACTTCCGGAAGAATTTCTCTACAAAGATCAGAAAATGCTGGATGATTTCCTGGAAGCCAATGAGATTACGAAAGTGGAAACAGCTTTCGTAAGTGAAGAACGGTATTGGTCTGTAATATTGTATTTTGAAAGTTTGAAACTGACAAAAAATACAGTTAAAGAACCAAAAGCAGTTAAATATTCTGCAGAGAATGATTTCCTGAATATGGATGAAGAAAAGATATTGGATGCACTGAAGTTTTGGCGGTCAGAAAAAGCCCGGGAGCAGAATCTTCCTACTTATTTCATTGCCAGCAATAAAGAGCTGATATCTGTAGCCAAATATAAACCTGCCAGGAAAGAAGAATTGCTGGAGATCAAAGGATTTGGAAAGCATAAGATTGAAAATTATGGTGAAGAGATCCTTGAGATTCTTGAAAGTGTCTGA
- a CDS encoding single-stranded DNA-binding protein codes for MSLRNKVTLIGYTGKEVEMVNFENGNVKASVSLATSDHYTNAKGEKVEETQWHNLIAFGKTAEIFEKYVSKGKEIAIEGKLTYRSYDDKDGVKRYITEVRVDEILLLGGK; via the coding sequence ATGTCACTAAGAAACAAAGTAACATTAATTGGTTACACAGGAAAAGAAGTTGAAATGGTAAACTTCGAGAACGGAAATGTAAAAGCAAGTGTATCCTTAGCAACAAGTGATCATTATACGAATGCCAAAGGAGAAAAAGTAGAAGAAACGCAATGGCACAATCTTATCGCATTCGGGAAAACAGCTGAAATTTTCGAGAAATATGTTTCCAAAGGAAAAGAAATTGCCATAGAAGGGAAGCTTACCTACAGATCATATGATGACAAAGATGGGGTGAAGCGTTATATCACAGAAGTTCGTGTAGACGAGATCTTATTATTAGGAGGAAAATAA
- a CDS encoding helix-turn-helix domain-containing protein, whose protein sequence is MQKEKLRTVRKRKGYTQQQMAEVIPTDVSNYSRKESGAVSITQTEWSKLATFLSVPLEEIYEEEEAKFIFENPVFTDNTGVNVGNNNATTNISNDLSIEIIKTMQEYIVLLKEEIERLKK, encoded by the coding sequence ATGCAAAAAGAAAAACTACGCACAGTAAGAAAGAGAAAAGGTTACACTCAGCAGCAAATGGCTGAAGTAATCCCCACTGACGTTTCCAACTATAGCAGAAAAGAAAGTGGTGCTGTATCTATAACACAGACAGAATGGTCCAAACTCGCCACTTTTTTAAGTGTTCCTCTTGAAGAAATCTACGAAGAAGAGGAAGCGAAATTCATCTTCGAGAATCCTGTTTTTACTGATAATACTGGAGTCAATGTAGGAAATAATAATGCTACAACAAATATAAGTAATGATTTAAGCATAGAAATTATAAAAACGATGCAGGAATATATTGTCCTGTTGAAAGAAGAAATCGAAAGACTGAAAAAATAG
- a CDS encoding arginase family protein, whose amino-acid sequence MKRNINIFEFPLNLGLTKKEHETEPGVRKLPDWLRKFDFHRRIAPKKVFRLDAPEYSMDFDEESNVRNADPIIEYAKKQSDCILKNYEKNTFNIILGGDCSILIGNAIALKKLGNFGLFYLDGHTDFIPPELSETGGAAGMDLAIITGTGHEKLTNIDGLKPYLSEENIFCCGNAETDDDEYVNQIINSNIHYYDLYRLRENGFRKTAENFLKMVNDKDLDGFFIHFDVDILKDEIMPAVDSRMEDGISYDDLREILEPLFESPLCFGIEITILDPDYDENGMYTRPFVENLIQIIKNKED is encoded by the coding sequence ATGAAAAGGAATATCAATATTTTTGAGTTTCCTCTCAATTTGGGACTTACAAAAAAGGAACATGAGACAGAACCCGGGGTTCGAAAACTTCCGGACTGGCTCAGGAAATTTGATTTTCATCGTAGAATTGCTCCTAAAAAAGTTTTCAGGCTTGATGCTCCGGAATATTCCATGGACTTTGATGAAGAATCAAACGTCAGAAATGCAGATCCAATTATTGAATATGCCAAAAAACAGTCTGATTGTATTCTCAAGAATTACGAAAAGAATACATTCAATATTATCCTGGGCGGTGACTGCAGTATCCTGATTGGAAATGCTATTGCTTTGAAAAAACTGGGAAACTTCGGGCTCTTTTATCTTGACGGGCACACAGATTTTATCCCGCCAGAACTTTCAGAAACCGGAGGTGCAGCAGGAATGGATCTCGCTATCATTACCGGAACCGGACATGAGAAACTGACCAATATTGATGGCTTAAAACCTTATTTATCTGAGGAAAATATTTTCTGCTGCGGAAATGCAGAAACAGATGATGATGAATATGTTAATCAAATCATCAATTCCAATATACATTATTATGATCTTTACCGTCTCAGAGAAAATGGTTTCAGAAAAACTGCTGAGAACTTTCTGAAAATGGTGAATGATAAAGACTTGGACGGTTTTTTTATTCATTTTGATGTGGATATTCTGAAAGATGAAATAATGCCAGCTGTAGACAGCAGAATGGAAGACGGAATCAGCTATGATGATCTCAGAGAAATACTGGAACCTTTATTTGAAAGTCCTCTGTGTTTTGGGATAGAGATTACTATTTTAGATCCTGATTATGATGAAAACGGAATGTATACCCGGCCATTTGTAGAAAATTTAATTCAAATTATAAAAAATAAAGAAGACTAA
- a CDS encoding HPP family protein produces MKKTIKRTFRVSKYVIYKETLVDYKEHFWSFLGAFFGIGIIAFIQSHSLTETENIFLIGSFGASSVLIYGAIQSPLAQPRNLVGGHVLSALVGVTVYQFVPDIIWLSAPLAVAFSIVLMQYTKTLHPPGGATALIAVSSTGKIPELGYWYVISPVLSGCIILLLVALFFNNITPNRSYPTHSRFMRLLKKRHTHPHKIKK; encoded by the coding sequence ATGAAGAAGACCATAAAAAGAACATTCAGAGTTTCCAAATATGTGATCTATAAAGAAACGCTTGTTGATTACAAAGAGCATTTCTGGTCATTTTTGGGTGCATTTTTCGGAATTGGAATCATTGCATTTATCCAGTCTCATTCGTTAACAGAAACTGAGAATATATTTCTGATCGGTTCTTTTGGAGCTTCAAGTGTTCTTATTTATGGAGCAATACAGAGCCCGCTGGCACAACCGAGAAATCTTGTAGGCGGACATGTACTGTCTGCATTGGTAGGGGTTACAGTCTATCAGTTTGTTCCGGATATTATATGGCTTTCGGCTCCTTTGGCGGTGGCCTTTTCCATCGTATTGATGCAGTACACCAAAACCTTGCATCCACCAGGTGGTGCTACAGCCCTGATTGCCGTAAGTTCTACCGGGAAAATTCCGGAACTGGGATATTGGTATGTGATCTCTCCCGTTCTTTCGGGGTGTATCATTCTGCTGCTTGTGGCTTTGTTTTTTAATAATATTACTCCTAACAGAAGTTACCCTACTCACAGCAGGTTCATGAGACTGTTAAAAAAGAGACACACACATCCCCATAAAATAAAAAAATAA